The following coding sequences are from one Cygnus atratus isolate AKBS03 ecotype Queensland, Australia chromosome 15, CAtr_DNAZoo_HiC_assembly, whole genome shotgun sequence window:
- the RPS15A gene encoding 40S ribosomal protein S15a yields the protein MVRMNVLADALKSINNAEKRGKRQVLIRPCSKVIVRFLTVMMKHGYIGEFEIIDDHRAGKIVVNLTGRLNKCGVISPRFDVQLKDLEKWQNNLLPSRQFGYIVLTTSAGIMDHEEARRKHTGGKILGFFF from the exons ATGGTGCGCATGAACGTACTGGCCGATGCTCTCAAAAGCATCAACAATGCAGAGAAACGTGGGAAACGCCAAGTTCTCATCAGACCGTGCTCCAAAGTAATCGTCCGGTTTTTAACTGTGATGATGAAACATG GTTACATTGGTGAATTTGAGATAATTGACGATCACAGAGCTGGGAAGATTGTCGTCAATCTCACAGGCAGACTCAACAAG TGTGGTGTAATCAGTCCCAGATTTGATGTTCAGCTGAAGGATTTGGAAAAGTGGCAGAACAACCTATTGCCTTCGCGTCAGTTTGG GTACATAGTTCTGACAACCTCAGCTGGCATCATGGACCATGAGGAGGCTAGGCGAAAACACACAGGAGGCAAAATCCTGGGattctttttctaa